In Halapricum desulfuricans, a single window of DNA contains:
- the pyk gene encoding pyruvate kinase, which yields MRNAKIVCTLGPASDSLAGITDLAEAGMSVARLNASHGSPEERRETIARVREVDQQVDHPVAVMHDIPGPEVRTADIDEPIHLAADSRVRFYQGDDATPDAVGLSLDISAVEPGDRVLLDDGRIETTVEDVDGSDVYARVENGGDLQARKGVNIPGVELGLPTVTEKDRQELKVAAEEQVDLVAASFVRDGADIREIADTLNEFGADIPIVAKIERAGAVQNLDSIIDEAYGIMVARGDLGVELPLEVVPLYQKRIIRKCNEAGVPVITATEMLDSMVEARRPTRAEASDVANAVLDGTDAVMLSGETAIGDHPARVVDTMASIVEEVEHSEEYETVREQRIPKAEDTRADALAHAARFLAEDVDAAAIVAASESGHSALKMAKFRPGVPIIASTPNDRVRRRLALSWGIHPTSTPYTTEGADAIIQNSVQSALETDIARSGDTLIVVSGMMTELDGIGTSNMLKIHVAAETIVSGTAIVSGLVTGELHRVEDGDFSTVPEGAIAVIAEEYDGELTGDAEHVRGIVSGESDVTSSHGAVMARELDLPMIGEADVPDDIDDGTVVTLDAERAVLYRDAVGDRDE from the coding sequence ATGCGTAACGCCAAGATCGTCTGTACGCTCGGCCCGGCCTCGGATTCGCTGGCGGGGATCACCGACCTCGCAGAGGCCGGCATGTCGGTCGCCCGACTCAACGCCAGCCACGGCTCGCCCGAGGAACGCCGGGAGACCATCGCCCGGGTTCGCGAGGTCGACCAGCAGGTCGACCACCCCGTCGCCGTCATGCACGACATCCCCGGCCCCGAAGTCCGGACCGCCGACATCGACGAACCCATCCACCTGGCAGCCGATTCCCGCGTCCGCTTCTACCAGGGCGACGACGCCACCCCCGACGCGGTCGGGCTCTCGCTCGACATCTCCGCCGTCGAACCGGGCGACCGCGTCCTGCTCGACGACGGCCGCATCGAAACCACCGTCGAGGACGTCGACGGCTCGGACGTCTACGCCCGCGTCGAAAACGGCGGTGACCTGCAAGCCCGCAAGGGCGTCAACATCCCCGGCGTCGAACTCGGCCTCCCCACCGTCACCGAAAAGGACCGCCAGGAACTCAAAGTCGCCGCCGAAGAACAAGTCGATCTTGTCGCCGCCTCGTTCGTCCGGGACGGCGCCGACATCCGCGAAATCGCCGACACCCTCAACGAGTTCGGCGCCGACATCCCCATCGTCGCCAAGATCGAACGCGCCGGCGCCGTCCAAAACCTCGACAGCATCATCGACGAAGCCTACGGCATCATGGTCGCCCGCGGCGACCTCGGCGTCGAACTTCCCCTTGAGGTCGTTCCACTCTATCAAAAGCGGATCATCCGCAAGTGCAACGAGGCGGGCGTGCCCGTCATCACCGCCACCGAAATGCTCGACTCGATGGTCGAGGCCCGCCGCCCCACCCGCGCCGAAGCCTCCGACGTCGCCAACGCCGTCCTCGACGGCACCGACGCGGTCATGCTCTCGGGCGAAACCGCCATCGGCGACCACCCCGCCCGCGTCGTCGACACCATGGCCAGCATCGTCGAAGAGGTCGAACACAGCGAGGAGTACGAAACCGTCCGCGAACAGCGGATTCCAAAAGCGGAAGACACTCGGGCCGACGCGCTGGCCCACGCCGCGCGCTTCCTCGCCGAGGACGTCGACGCCGCCGCGATCGTCGCCGCCAGCGAGTCGGGCCACTCCGCGCTGAAAATGGCCAAGTTCCGCCCCGGTGTCCCCATCATCGCCTCGACGCCCAACGATCGCGTCCGACGGCGACTCGCCCTCTCCTGGGGTATCCACCCGACCTCCACTCCCTACACCACCGAAGGGGCCGACGCCATCATCCAGAACTCTGTCCAGTCGGCGCTCGAAACCGATATCGCGCGAAGCGGTGACACGCTCATCGTCGTGTCGGGCATGATGACCGAACTCGACGGGATCGGAACGTCGAACATGCTCAAGATCCACGTCGCGGCCGAAACCATCGTCTCGGGGACCGCCATCGTCAGCGGCCTCGTCACGGGCGAACTCCACCGCGTCGAGGACGGCGATTTCTCGACCGTGCCCGAGGGAGCGATCGCAGTGATCGCAGAAGAATACGACGGCGAATTGACCGGTGACGCCGAACACGTCCGCGGTATCGTCAGCGGCGAAAGCGACGTGACCAGCAGTCACGGTGCCGTCATGGCACGCGAACTGGATCTCCCGATGATCGGTGAAGCCGATGTCCCCGACGACATCGACGACGGAACCGTCGTCACGCTCGACGCCGAGCGCGCCGTCCTCTACCGCGACGCCGTCGGCGATCGCGACGAATAG
- a CDS encoding sugar phosphate isomerase/epimerase family protein yields MGLELGFVTQTTMHYTDALPAATAMNADYVELLLDGHHERSTLDADAIAETATEHELDLLVHLPFGFDVGSPYEHVREGAIRELSAALETAAAFDARKAVVHASSDAWSPAWEAESVQGTIVDALAELEVVAGEYGIELCVENVPGEWFGLAEFPRLFEATDVSMTFDTGHAYVEGYDAAEQAAFVAEHADRISHVHVNDVRTRTDDHVPIGSGVLDFGRIVRPLATATLSAEVFTPSYEYVATSLNNLRRQVEALDSP; encoded by the coding sequence ATGGGACTCGAACTCGGCTTCGTCACGCAGACGACGATGCACTACACCGACGCGCTCCCGGCCGCGACGGCGATGAACGCCGACTACGTCGAACTGCTGCTCGACGGCCACCACGAACGGTCGACGCTCGATGCGGACGCCATCGCCGAAACCGCCACGGAACACGAACTCGACCTGCTCGTCCACCTCCCGTTCGGCTTCGACGTCGGCTCGCCGTACGAGCACGTCCGCGAGGGGGCGATCCGCGAGCTCTCGGCCGCCCTGGAGACGGCGGCCGCATTCGACGCACGGAAAGCGGTCGTCCACGCGAGCAGCGACGCCTGGAGCCCGGCCTGGGAGGCCGAGTCCGTCCAGGGCACGATCGTCGACGCGCTCGCGGAACTGGAGGTCGTGGCCGGAGAGTACGGGATCGAACTCTGCGTCGAGAACGTCCCCGGTGAGTGGTTCGGCCTCGCGGAGTTCCCTCGACTGTTCGAGGCGACCGACGTCTCGATGACCTTCGACACGGGCCACGCGTACGTCGAGGGCTACGACGCGGCCGAGCAGGCGGCGTTCGTCGCCGAGCACGCCGATCGGATCAGCCACGTCCACGTCAACGACGTTCGCACCCGGACCGACGATCACGTCCCGATCGGCTCGGGCGTGCTCGATTTCGGCCGGATCGTCCGACCGCTGGCGACGGCGACGCTCTCGGCGGAGGTGTTCACCCCCTCCTACGAGTACGTCGCCACGAGCCTGAACAACCTCCGCCGGCAGGTCGAGGCGCTCGACAGTCCATAG
- the trmY gene encoding tRNA (pseudouridine(54)-N(1))-methyltransferase TrmY: protein MRQFLVVAHDAPASADFPLDALASEAGRMDLLARALNAALLQSHGIREDTRVHLVIDGVTVSVDGATVRNLHPDERSIAALLRSALDSRDDAIGHQPAEPSPGVAVYRMDLEATLDRLAREGPIVQLHEGGAPAVEVSVPEDPVFVLSDHRNFTDEEVDLIAERADARVRLGPRPLHADHAISVAHNWLDTDGYTQY from the coding sequence ATGCGTCAGTTTCTCGTCGTCGCCCACGACGCGCCCGCGAGTGCCGACTTCCCGCTGGACGCGCTCGCCAGCGAGGCCGGCCGAATGGACCTGCTCGCTCGCGCGCTCAACGCAGCACTGCTACAGAGCCACGGGATCCGCGAGGACACCCGAGTCCACCTGGTCATCGACGGCGTGACCGTCAGCGTCGACGGCGCGACTGTCAGGAACCTCCACCCCGACGAGCGCTCGATCGCCGCACTGCTCCGATCGGCACTGGACAGTCGGGACGACGCGATCGGCCACCAGCCGGCCGAGCCTTCGCCTGGCGTCGCGGTCTACCGAATGGACCTCGAAGCGACGCTCGACCGCCTCGCACGTGAGGGGCCGATCGTCCAGCTCCACGAGGGCGGCGCTCCGGCGGTCGAGGTATCCGTCCCGGAGGACCCGGTGTTCGTCCTCTCGGATCACCGTAATTTCACCGACGAGGAGGTCGATCTGATCGCCGAACGGGCCGACGCCCGAGTCCGGCTCGGTCCGCGGCCGCTGCACGCCGACCACGCGATTTCCGTCGCGCACAACTGGCTCGACACCGACGGCTACACCCAGTATTGA